The following coding sequences lie in one Xanthomonas hortorum pv. pelargonii genomic window:
- a CDS encoding TldD/PmbA family protein, producing the protein MQRRDFLALTGLTMGGLIVPAYFGKAIAAEQLLTQLDVGRKKRLTDAGLNAARQAGASYCDVRIGRYLRQFVITREDKVQNVVNTESIGVGIRVLVAGAWGFAATNELTEQGVAKAAAQAAAIAKANAKVQGTPVQLAPTPGVGEVSWKTPIKKNAMEVPIKDKVDLLLGVNAAATAAGANFVNSMLFVVNEQKYFASTDGSYIDQDVHRIWAPMSVTAIDKASGKFRTRDGLSAPMGLGYEYLDGAASGKFVSPNGVVNYGLSYDMKEDAIAAAKQAQEKLKAPSVKPGKYDLVLDPSHTWLTIHESVGHPLELDRVLGYEANYAGTSFATLDKLKAGFQYGSDKVHILADKIQPGSLGAVGYDDEGVKTKQWDLIRDGKLVDYQAIRDQAHILGKTASDGCCYADSWSSVQFQRMANVSLAAGKTPLSVSDLIKNVENGIYIIGDGSFSIDQQRYNAQFGGQLFYEIKNGAITRMLEDVAYQIRTPEFWNACSAVADQRDYRLGGSFFDGKGQPAQVSAVSHGSSTARFDGINVISTARSLG; encoded by the coding sequence GTGCAGCGACGTGATTTCCTGGCCCTGACCGGGCTGACCATGGGTGGGCTGATTGTGCCCGCCTACTTCGGCAAGGCCATCGCCGCCGAGCAGTTGTTGACGCAATTGGATGTCGGCCGCAAGAAGCGCCTGACCGATGCCGGCCTCAACGCCGCACGTCAGGCCGGCGCGAGCTATTGCGATGTGCGTATCGGCCGCTATCTGCGCCAGTTCGTCATCACCCGGGAGGACAAGGTGCAGAACGTGGTCAACACCGAGTCCATCGGTGTGGGCATCCGCGTCCTGGTGGCCGGTGCCTGGGGGTTTGCCGCCACCAACGAACTCACCGAACAAGGCGTGGCCAAGGCAGCCGCGCAGGCCGCCGCGATCGCCAAGGCCAATGCCAAGGTGCAGGGCACCCCCGTGCAGCTGGCGCCCACGCCCGGCGTGGGCGAGGTGAGCTGGAAGACGCCGATCAAAAAGAACGCGATGGAAGTGCCGATCAAGGACAAGGTGGACCTGCTGCTCGGCGTCAATGCCGCCGCCACTGCGGCCGGCGCCAACTTCGTCAACTCGATGCTGTTCGTGGTCAACGAGCAGAAGTACTTCGCCAGCACCGATGGTTCCTACATCGATCAGGACGTGCACCGCATCTGGGCGCCGATGAGCGTGACTGCCATCGACAAGGCCAGCGGCAAGTTCCGCACCCGCGACGGACTCTCCGCACCGATGGGCCTGGGCTATGAATATCTGGATGGCGCGGCCTCGGGCAAGTTCGTCTCGCCCAACGGCGTGGTCAATTACGGCCTGTCCTACGACATGAAGGAAGACGCCATTGCGGCGGCCAAGCAGGCGCAGGAAAAGCTCAAGGCGCCGTCTGTGAAACCGGGCAAGTACGACCTGGTGCTGGACCCCTCGCACACCTGGCTCACCATCCACGAATCGGTCGGCCACCCGCTGGAACTGGACCGCGTGCTCGGCTACGAAGCCAACTACGCCGGTACCAGTTTCGCCACGCTCGACAAGCTCAAGGCCGGGTTCCAGTACGGCAGCGACAAGGTGCATATCCTGGCCGACAAGATTCAGCCCGGCAGCCTGGGCGCGGTGGGGTACGACGATGAAGGCGTCAAGACCAAACAATGGGATCTGATCCGCGACGGCAAGCTGGTGGACTACCAGGCCATTCGCGATCAGGCGCATATCCTCGGCAAGACCGCCTCCGATGGCTGCTGCTACGCCGACTCGTGGTCGAGCGTGCAGTTCCAGCGCATGGCCAACGTCTCGCTGGCCGCCGGCAAGACGCCGTTGAGCGTGAGCGATTTGATCAAGAACGTGGAAAACGGCATCTACATCATCGGCGACGGCTCGTTCTCCATCGACCAGCAGCGCTACAACGCGCAGTTCGGTGGCCAGCTGTTCTATGAAATCAAGAACGGTGCGATCACCCGCATGCTCGAGGACGTGGCTTACCAGATCCGCACGCCGGAATTCTGGAACGCCTGCAGCGCGGTCGCCGATCAACGCGACTACCGCCTGGGCGGCTCGTTCTTCGATGGCAAGGGCCAGCCGGCGCAGGTGTCGGCGGTCTCGCATGGTTCGTCCACCGCTCGCTTCGATGGCATCAACGTCATCAGCACCGCCCGCTCGCTCGGCTAA